A genomic window from Gossypium hirsutum isolate 1008001.06 chromosome D12, Gossypium_hirsutum_v2.1, whole genome shotgun sequence includes:
- the LOC107928643 gene encoding uncharacterized protein — protein MSYPTIVTATHVKNGVTSVECHKQVRPWRILRSLMELLIPTCNRTFNHGQDIKHECYFQTYYLKPVYTTFPSVITGTIFGYRRGKLSFCIQANSKSTNPFLLLEFAVPIAVLAREMQGGILRIALHCTVSGNFSSSDSVLSMPL, from the coding sequence ATGTCCTACCCAACAATTGTTACCGCCACCCACGTTAAAAATGGTGTTACCTCCGTTGAGTGCCACAAGCAAGTCCGTCCATGGCGGATTTTGCGCTCCCTTATGGAACTCCTTATTCCAACCTGCAACCGCACCTTCAACCACGGTCAAGACATCAAACATGAATGCTACTTTCAAACCTATTATCTAAAGCCTGTTTACACTACTTTTCCTAGTGTAATAACAGGTACCATCTTCGGTTACCGTAGGGGAAAACTCAGCTTCTGTATCCAAGCAAATTCCAAGTCCACCAACCCATTTCTCCTCCTAGAGTTTGCAGTTCCTATAGCTGTTTTGGCTCGAGAAATGCAGGGTGGTATCCTCCGAATTGCGCTGCACTGCACCGTTTCAGGGAATTTTTCGAGCTCGGATTCAGTTTTGTCGATGCCATTGTGA